One Pecten maximus chromosome 16, xPecMax1.1, whole genome shotgun sequence DNA window includes the following coding sequences:
- the LOC117344604 gene encoding uncharacterized protein LOC117344604 isoform X4 gives MADDKRLVYMVNAAKKRHFSCVICKFSTKRKDSYRKHEESSKHQGNLKVAQTIGASNYEQYPENTYSSDFSEDENVNWSCAEPDIDVVEDITLNAERDDAPTEQDDVPTEQDDAPTEQDDVPTEQDDAPTEQDEWKPFSSKAHFYLCVLSGSKTHHVSDEILKFIIYMMKSCGTPGVPSFKKVKNIWSDDLDIDKMLKKNTDKDGNISWMIKPMEILKLQISNPKTAKKIARYPTVETTIACHRQSGAAKWMQDINFPWAKIGDTTLLQNMFVRFECEGQENLGQIKKFMDDIENDKLLAELEIFCYNTDENNGTPWSPLHSIQMQLAGLPLKEKRKGSSTLYLASSDTVGILDMMAPVCADIEESKSSAVDAFDAENLAPVVLCSQVSLLVTDYHMMSHACNHSGPSATKYCPKCMADKTDPLRKSELRTPNKTQRILHRMNIMTNTKTLQKETGVKPYGNPLWKYINPHRDTPIGVLHFLYLGLAKHLIKISKHMQQLEGGIADEVEDYLNFVHEHLPSLTRKSKAGCIGF, from the exons ATGGCAGACGACAAACGACTTGTTTACATGGTCAACGCAGCTAAAAAGCGACATTTTTCTTGCGTGATATGCAAGTTTTCCACTAAAAGAAAAGATTCTTATAGAAAGCACGAAGAGAGTAGTAAACACCAAGGAAACTTGAAG GTAGCTCAGACAATAGGTGCCAGTAATTATGAGCAATACCCTGAAAACACATACTCTAGTGACTTTTCAGAAGATGAAAATGTCAACTGGAGTTGTGCTGAACCAGATATTGATGTTGTTGAGGATATCACACTTAATGCTGAAAGAG ATGATGCACCAACAGAGCAAGATGATGTACCAACAGAGCAAGATGATGCACCAACAGAGCAAGATGATGTACCAACAGAGCAAGATGATGCACCAACAGAGCAAGATGAATGGAAACCATTCTCTTCAAAAGCACATTTTTACCTATGTGTTTTAAGTGGTTCAAAAACTCACCATGTT AGtgatgaaattttgaaattcattatatatatgatgaagAGTTGTGGCACACCAGGAGTTCCTTCTTTCAAAAAAGTGAAGAACATTTGGTCGGATGATTTGGACATTGATAAAATGCTGAAAAAG AATACAGACAAGGATGGAAATATTAGCTGGATGATCAAGCCTATGGAAATTTTAAAACTGCAAATTTCCAATCCTAAAACAGCAAAGAAAATAGccag ATATCCAACAGTTGAAACAACTATTGCTTGTCACAGACAGTCTGGTGCTGCTAAATGGATGCAAGATATCAACTTCCCTTGGGCAAAg ATTGGTGACACCACTTTGCTGCAGAATATGTTTGTAAGATTTGAATGTGAAGGACAAGAAAACCTTGGGCAGATCAAGAAGTTCATGGATGATATTGAG AATGACAAACTGCTTGCAGAGTTAGAAATATtctgttataacactgatgaaAACAATGGGACTCC ATGGTCCCCATTACATAGCATCCAGATGCAGCTGGCTGGGCTTCCTCTCaaggaaaaaagaaaaggaTCCAGCACACTATATCTAGCATCATCAGATACAGTTGGGATCCTTGATATGATGGCACCCGTATGTGCGGACATTGAAGAAAGCAAAAG ctCTGCTGTAGATGCATTTGATGCAGAAAATTTAGCACCAGTTGTCCTCTGCTCACAGGTATCATTACTTGTGACAGATTACCACATGATGAGCCATGCCTGTAATCACAGTGGACCATCAGCAACAAAATATTGTCCGAAGTGTATG gCTGACAAAACGGATCCTTTGCGAAAAAGTGAGCTGAGGACTCCAAACAAGACTCAGCGCATATTACATCGTATGAATATCATGACAAATACAAAAACACTGCAAAAAGAAACTGGGGTTAAACCATATGGAAATCCTCTGTGGAAATACATAAACCCTCATAG AGACACACCAATTGGAGTACTCCACTTTCTATATCTAGGACTAGCAAAGCACTTAATAAAG ATATCAAAACATATGCAGCAGCTGGAAGGGGGAATTGCAGATGAAGTAGAGGATTATCTGAATTTCGTTCATGAACATCTGCCATCATTAACTAGGAAAAGCAAAGCAGGTTGCATTGGTTTTTGA
- the LOC117344604 gene encoding uncharacterized protein LOC117344604 isoform X1: MADDKRLVYMVNAAKKRHFSCVICKFSTKRKDSYRKHEESSKHQGNLKVAQTIGASNYEQYPENTYSSDFSEDENVNWSCAEPDIDVVEDITLNAERDDAPTEQDDVPTEQDDAPTEQDDVPTEQDDAPTEQDEWKPFSSKAHFYLCVLSGSKTHHVSDEILKFIIYMMKSCGTPGVPSFKKVKNIWSDDLDIDKMLKKNTDKDGNISWMIKPMEILKLQISNPKTAKKIARYPTVETTIACHRQSGAAKWMQDINFPWAKIGDTTLLQNMFVRFECEGQENLGQIKKFMDDIENDKLLAELEIFCYNTDENNGTPWSPLHSIQMQLAGLPLKEKRKGSSTLYLASSDTVGILDMMAPVCADIEESKSSAVDAFDAENLAPVVLCSQVSLLVTDYHMMSHACNHSGPSATKYCPKCMADKTDPLRKSELRTPNKTQRILHRMNIMTNTKTLQKETGVKPYGNPLWKYINPHRDTPIGVLHFLYLGLAKHLIKLCYESLSPQKKDELKVHLDSIDQTGFSYKVSAKSMLQYLDSRQGKDFKHYLQLAPFNFQFVGADRKHVMALKKLALISKHMQQLEGGIADEVEDYLNFVHEHLPSLTRKSKAGCIGF; this comes from the exons ATGGCAGACGACAAACGACTTGTTTACATGGTCAACGCAGCTAAAAAGCGACATTTTTCTTGCGTGATATGCAAGTTTTCCACTAAAAGAAAAGATTCTTATAGAAAGCACGAAGAGAGTAGTAAACACCAAGGAAACTTGAAG GTAGCTCAGACAATAGGTGCCAGTAATTATGAGCAATACCCTGAAAACACATACTCTAGTGACTTTTCAGAAGATGAAAATGTCAACTGGAGTTGTGCTGAACCAGATATTGATGTTGTTGAGGATATCACACTTAATGCTGAAAGAG ATGATGCACCAACAGAGCAAGATGATGTACCAACAGAGCAAGATGATGCACCAACAGAGCAAGATGATGTACCAACAGAGCAAGATGATGCACCAACAGAGCAAGATGAATGGAAACCATTCTCTTCAAAAGCACATTTTTACCTATGTGTTTTAAGTGGTTCAAAAACTCACCATGTT AGtgatgaaattttgaaattcattatatatatgatgaagAGTTGTGGCACACCAGGAGTTCCTTCTTTCAAAAAAGTGAAGAACATTTGGTCGGATGATTTGGACATTGATAAAATGCTGAAAAAG AATACAGACAAGGATGGAAATATTAGCTGGATGATCAAGCCTATGGAAATTTTAAAACTGCAAATTTCCAATCCTAAAACAGCAAAGAAAATAGccag ATATCCAACAGTTGAAACAACTATTGCTTGTCACAGACAGTCTGGTGCTGCTAAATGGATGCAAGATATCAACTTCCCTTGGGCAAAg ATTGGTGACACCACTTTGCTGCAGAATATGTTTGTAAGATTTGAATGTGAAGGACAAGAAAACCTTGGGCAGATCAAGAAGTTCATGGATGATATTGAG AATGACAAACTGCTTGCAGAGTTAGAAATATtctgttataacactgatgaaAACAATGGGACTCC ATGGTCCCCATTACATAGCATCCAGATGCAGCTGGCTGGGCTTCCTCTCaaggaaaaaagaaaaggaTCCAGCACACTATATCTAGCATCATCAGATACAGTTGGGATCCTTGATATGATGGCACCCGTATGTGCGGACATTGAAGAAAGCAAAAG ctCTGCTGTAGATGCATTTGATGCAGAAAATTTAGCACCAGTTGTCCTCTGCTCACAGGTATCATTACTTGTGACAGATTACCACATGATGAGCCATGCCTGTAATCACAGTGGACCATCAGCAACAAAATATTGTCCGAAGTGTATG gCTGACAAAACGGATCCTTTGCGAAAAAGTGAGCTGAGGACTCCAAACAAGACTCAGCGCATATTACATCGTATGAATATCATGACAAATACAAAAACACTGCAAAAAGAAACTGGGGTTAAACCATATGGAAATCCTCTGTGGAAATACATAAACCCTCATAG AGACACACCAATTGGAGTACTCCACTTTCTATATCTAGGACTAGCAAAGCACTTAATAAAG TTATGCTATGAGAGTCTGAGTCCTCAAAAAAAAGACGAGCTGAAAGTTCACCTCGACAGCATCGATCAAACTGGTTTCAGCTACAAAGTTTCAGCAAAATCCATGCTACAGTACCTGGACAGTAGGCAAGGCAAAGACTTCAAGCACTAT ctCCAACTGGCTCCCTTTAACTTCCAGTTTGTGGGAGCTGACAGGAAGCATGTTATGGCACTTAAAAAGTTAGCTTTG ATATCAAAACATATGCAGCAGCTGGAAGGGGGAATTGCAGATGAAGTAGAGGATTATCTGAATTTCGTTCATGAACATCTGCCATCATTAACTAGGAAAAGCAAAGCAGGTTGCATTGGTTTTTGA
- the LOC117344604 gene encoding uncharacterized protein LOC117344604 isoform X2 gives MADDKRLVYMVNAAKKRHFSCVICKFSTKRKDSYRKHEESSKHQGNLKVAQTIGASNYEQYPENTYSSDFSEDENVNWSCAEPDIDVVEDITLNAERDDAPTEQDDVPTEQDDAPTEQDDVPTEQDDAPTEQDEWKPFSSKAHFYLCVLSGSKTHHVSDEILKFIIYMMKSCGTPGVPSFKKVKNIWSDDLDIDKMLKKNTDKDGNISWMIKPMEILKLQISNPKTAKKIARYPTVETTIACHRQSGAAKWMQDINFPWAKIGDTTLLQNMFVRFECEGQENLGQIKKFMDDIENDKLLAELEIFCYNTDENNGTPWSPLHSIQMQLAGLPLKEKRKGSSTLYLASSDTVGILDMMAPVCADIEESKSSAVDAFDAENLAPVVLCSQVSLLVTDYHMMSHACNHSGPSATKYCPKCMADKTDPLRKSELRTPNKTQRILHRMNIMTNTKTLQKETGVKPYGNPLWKYINPHRDTPIGVLHFLYLGLAKHLIKLCYESLSPQKKDELKVHLDSIDQTGFSYKVSAKSMLQYLDSRQGKDFKHYISKHMQQLEGGIADEVEDYLNFVHEHLPSLTRKSKAGCIGF, from the exons ATGGCAGACGACAAACGACTTGTTTACATGGTCAACGCAGCTAAAAAGCGACATTTTTCTTGCGTGATATGCAAGTTTTCCACTAAAAGAAAAGATTCTTATAGAAAGCACGAAGAGAGTAGTAAACACCAAGGAAACTTGAAG GTAGCTCAGACAATAGGTGCCAGTAATTATGAGCAATACCCTGAAAACACATACTCTAGTGACTTTTCAGAAGATGAAAATGTCAACTGGAGTTGTGCTGAACCAGATATTGATGTTGTTGAGGATATCACACTTAATGCTGAAAGAG ATGATGCACCAACAGAGCAAGATGATGTACCAACAGAGCAAGATGATGCACCAACAGAGCAAGATGATGTACCAACAGAGCAAGATGATGCACCAACAGAGCAAGATGAATGGAAACCATTCTCTTCAAAAGCACATTTTTACCTATGTGTTTTAAGTGGTTCAAAAACTCACCATGTT AGtgatgaaattttgaaattcattatatatatgatgaagAGTTGTGGCACACCAGGAGTTCCTTCTTTCAAAAAAGTGAAGAACATTTGGTCGGATGATTTGGACATTGATAAAATGCTGAAAAAG AATACAGACAAGGATGGAAATATTAGCTGGATGATCAAGCCTATGGAAATTTTAAAACTGCAAATTTCCAATCCTAAAACAGCAAAGAAAATAGccag ATATCCAACAGTTGAAACAACTATTGCTTGTCACAGACAGTCTGGTGCTGCTAAATGGATGCAAGATATCAACTTCCCTTGGGCAAAg ATTGGTGACACCACTTTGCTGCAGAATATGTTTGTAAGATTTGAATGTGAAGGACAAGAAAACCTTGGGCAGATCAAGAAGTTCATGGATGATATTGAG AATGACAAACTGCTTGCAGAGTTAGAAATATtctgttataacactgatgaaAACAATGGGACTCC ATGGTCCCCATTACATAGCATCCAGATGCAGCTGGCTGGGCTTCCTCTCaaggaaaaaagaaaaggaTCCAGCACACTATATCTAGCATCATCAGATACAGTTGGGATCCTTGATATGATGGCACCCGTATGTGCGGACATTGAAGAAAGCAAAAG ctCTGCTGTAGATGCATTTGATGCAGAAAATTTAGCACCAGTTGTCCTCTGCTCACAGGTATCATTACTTGTGACAGATTACCACATGATGAGCCATGCCTGTAATCACAGTGGACCATCAGCAACAAAATATTGTCCGAAGTGTATG gCTGACAAAACGGATCCTTTGCGAAAAAGTGAGCTGAGGACTCCAAACAAGACTCAGCGCATATTACATCGTATGAATATCATGACAAATACAAAAACACTGCAAAAAGAAACTGGGGTTAAACCATATGGAAATCCTCTGTGGAAATACATAAACCCTCATAG AGACACACCAATTGGAGTACTCCACTTTCTATATCTAGGACTAGCAAAGCACTTAATAAAG TTATGCTATGAGAGTCTGAGTCCTCAAAAAAAAGACGAGCTGAAAGTTCACCTCGACAGCATCGATCAAACTGGTTTCAGCTACAAAGTTTCAGCAAAATCCATGCTACAGTACCTGGACAGTAGGCAAGGCAAAGACTTCAAGCACTAT ATATCAAAACATATGCAGCAGCTGGAAGGGGGAATTGCAGATGAAGTAGAGGATTATCTGAATTTCGTTCATGAACATCTGCCATCATTAACTAGGAAAAGCAAAGCAGGTTGCATTGGTTTTTGA
- the LOC117344604 gene encoding uncharacterized protein LOC117344604 isoform X3, protein MADDKRLVYMVNAAKKRHFSCVICKFSTKRKDSYRKHEESSKHQGNLKVAQTIGASNYEQYPENTYSSDFSEDENVNWSCAEPDIDVVEDITLNAERDDAPTEQDDVPTEQDDAPTEQDDVPTEQDDAPTEQDEWKPFSSKAHFYLCVLSGSKTHHVSDEILKFIIYMMKSCGTPGVPSFKKVKNIWSDDLDIDKMLKKNTDKDGNISWMIKPMEILKLQISNPKTAKKIARYPTVETTIACHRQSGAAKWMQDINFPWAKIGDTTLLQNMFVRFECEGQENLGQIKKFMDDIENDKLLAELEIFCYNTDENNGTPWSPLHSIQMQLAGLPLKEKRKGSSTLYLASSDTVGILDMMAPVCADIEESKSSAVDAFDAENLAPVVLCSQVSLLVTDYHMMSHACNHSGPSATKYCPKCMADKTDPLRKSELRTPNKTQRILHRMNIMTNTKTLQKETGVKPYGNPLWKYINPHRDTPIGVLHFLYLGLAKHLIKLCYESLSPQKKDELKVHLDSIDQTGFSYKVSAKSMLQYLDSRYQNICSSWKGELQMK, encoded by the exons ATGGCAGACGACAAACGACTTGTTTACATGGTCAACGCAGCTAAAAAGCGACATTTTTCTTGCGTGATATGCAAGTTTTCCACTAAAAGAAAAGATTCTTATAGAAAGCACGAAGAGAGTAGTAAACACCAAGGAAACTTGAAG GTAGCTCAGACAATAGGTGCCAGTAATTATGAGCAATACCCTGAAAACACATACTCTAGTGACTTTTCAGAAGATGAAAATGTCAACTGGAGTTGTGCTGAACCAGATATTGATGTTGTTGAGGATATCACACTTAATGCTGAAAGAG ATGATGCACCAACAGAGCAAGATGATGTACCAACAGAGCAAGATGATGCACCAACAGAGCAAGATGATGTACCAACAGAGCAAGATGATGCACCAACAGAGCAAGATGAATGGAAACCATTCTCTTCAAAAGCACATTTTTACCTATGTGTTTTAAGTGGTTCAAAAACTCACCATGTT AGtgatgaaattttgaaattcattatatatatgatgaagAGTTGTGGCACACCAGGAGTTCCTTCTTTCAAAAAAGTGAAGAACATTTGGTCGGATGATTTGGACATTGATAAAATGCTGAAAAAG AATACAGACAAGGATGGAAATATTAGCTGGATGATCAAGCCTATGGAAATTTTAAAACTGCAAATTTCCAATCCTAAAACAGCAAAGAAAATAGccag ATATCCAACAGTTGAAACAACTATTGCTTGTCACAGACAGTCTGGTGCTGCTAAATGGATGCAAGATATCAACTTCCCTTGGGCAAAg ATTGGTGACACCACTTTGCTGCAGAATATGTTTGTAAGATTTGAATGTGAAGGACAAGAAAACCTTGGGCAGATCAAGAAGTTCATGGATGATATTGAG AATGACAAACTGCTTGCAGAGTTAGAAATATtctgttataacactgatgaaAACAATGGGACTCC ATGGTCCCCATTACATAGCATCCAGATGCAGCTGGCTGGGCTTCCTCTCaaggaaaaaagaaaaggaTCCAGCACACTATATCTAGCATCATCAGATACAGTTGGGATCCTTGATATGATGGCACCCGTATGTGCGGACATTGAAGAAAGCAAAAG ctCTGCTGTAGATGCATTTGATGCAGAAAATTTAGCACCAGTTGTCCTCTGCTCACAGGTATCATTACTTGTGACAGATTACCACATGATGAGCCATGCCTGTAATCACAGTGGACCATCAGCAACAAAATATTGTCCGAAGTGTATG gCTGACAAAACGGATCCTTTGCGAAAAAGTGAGCTGAGGACTCCAAACAAGACTCAGCGCATATTACATCGTATGAATATCATGACAAATACAAAAACACTGCAAAAAGAAACTGGGGTTAAACCATATGGAAATCCTCTGTGGAAATACATAAACCCTCATAG AGACACACCAATTGGAGTACTCCACTTTCTATATCTAGGACTAGCAAAGCACTTAATAAAG TTATGCTATGAGAGTCTGAGTCCTCAAAAAAAAGACGAGCTGAAAGTTCACCTCGACAGCATCGATCAAACTGGTTTCAGCTACAAAGTTTCAGCAAAATCCATGCTACAGTACCTGGACAGTAG ATATCAAAACATATGCAGCAGCTGGAAGGGGGAATTGCAGATGAAGTAG